A single Tamandua tetradactyla isolate mTamTet1 chromosome X, mTamTet1.pri, whole genome shotgun sequence DNA region contains:
- the LOC143671862 gene encoding uncharacterized protein LOC143671862: protein MSATEERDPDPVCHDGAGGGVGGNPGAGKGSVQFGEGAAGIVRAAGLLASQAIAEAIWEEEFGQEKDLSLSKKHRDEEEEEERGGAQEEDYEGSEDNNEEIEYQEEDNKEEKEKEEEEDLENDQEVDEEEQDDNEEEVEGSDSQEEDVNEDTEVVTRALLLERLWSLFRDLVRSLLRSIYYHGRIHAWYYQTPLVLRSTLREIEDPAEGPAPQESGNERDRAEAQDGENLSEPEEPEERAVFQEAEAPTAESKDLKSEALADIVEFQDPGTYTYKGTNAGEWRQGSYALRASVGIASSHTGHTQRLPQMVQQRVKALRKLQAQYAQVEAQFYKDLYNLEKKYAALYQPLFDKRAYIINAIYEPTEDECCCQVGVQEGAWEEIEREPEGKAQTKGIPHFWLTAFKNVAILGKLIQENDELILEHLKDVKIKYSGIEEPLRFTLEFVFEANEFFFNEVLTKTYQIQSDPDDSDLFFSRGPEIVSSTGCEIYWKEGGNVSVKAIKPRHCENNKSVVSTSRNVPSYSFFNYFYPSASPEGRVMDTATDFKLGYFFRELLVPKAVLFFTKEASKYEHENPDEDDQEAKSEEEKEKDKAEEPEGPEKDVDPGEGSSRESSWKA, encoded by the exons ATGTCTGCCACAGAAGAGCGAGACCCGGATCCTGTTTGCCATGACGGAGCTGGTGGCGGGGTGGGTGGAAACCCTGGGGCTGGCAAGGGTAGCGTGCAGTTTGGGGAAGGGGCAGCCGGAATCGTGCGAGCCGCTGGCCTTCTGGCTTCCCAGGCGATCGCAGAAGCCATTTGGGaagaagagtttgggcaggagaAGGACCTCTCATTATCCAAGAAGCATAGAGAC gaagaagaggaagaggagagaggaggagcgCAAGAGGAGGATTATGAAGGCTCGGAGGACaataatgaagaaatagaataccAGGAGGAAGACaacaaggaggagaaggaaaaggaagaggaggaggatctGGAGAATGACCAGGAGGTAGATGAAGAGGAGCAAGATGACAATGAGGAGGAAGTGGAGGGCAGTGACAGCCAAGAGGAAGATGTAAATGAGGACACCGAGGTTGTCACAAGGGCCCTCCTTCTGGAACGGCTTTGGTCCCTGTTCCGGGATCTGGTGCGTTCTCTTCTACGCAGTATCTATTATCATGGCCGTATCCATGCCTGGTACTATCAAACTCCCTTGGTGTTAAGGAGCACCCTTAGGGAAATAGAGGACCCTGCAGAGGGACCTGCACCTCAAGAGTCAGGAAATGAGCGAGACAGAGCTGAAGCTCAAGATGGGGAGAATCTGTCAGAACCTGAGGAACCCGAAGAACGGGCTGTATTCCAGGAGGCTGAGGCACCTACAGCAGAATCCAAGGACCTAAAGAGTGAGGCATTGGCTGATATTGTGGAGTTTCAGGATCCAGGGACCTATACCTATAAGGGGACCAATGCTGGCGAGTGGAGGCAAGGTTCCTATGCTCTTAGAGCCTCTGTTGGCATAGCCAGTTCACATACAGGTCATACTCAGCGCTTGCCTCAAATGGTTCAGCAGAGGGTCAAAGCTCTCAGAAAACTTCAGGCCCAGTATGCACAAGTGGAAGCCCAATTCTATAAAGACCTTTATAATCTTGAGAAAAAGTATGCTGCACTCTACCAACCTCTGTTTGATAAGAGAGCTTATATTATCAATGCAATATATGAGCCCACTGAAGATGAATGTTGCTGCCAAGTAGGTGTTCAGGAAGGAGCTTGGGAGGAAATTGAAAGAGAGCCTGAaggaaaagcacaaacaaaaggcatacctcatttttggttaacagcttttaaaaatgtagctaTTCTTGGTAAATTGATCCAAGAAAATGATGAACTGATACTGGAGCACTtaaaagatgtgaaaataaaatattcaggaattgAAGAACCATTGCGCTTCACCCTAGAATTTGTCTTTGAGGCAAATGAATTCTTTTTCAATGAGGTTTTGACCAAAACATACCAAATTCAATCAGATCCAGATGATTCTGATCTCTTCTTCTCCCGTGGGCCAGAAATAGTCAGTAGCACAGGGTGTGAGATTTACtggaaggaagggggaaatgtCTCCGTGAAAGCTATCAAACCACGTCACTGTGAGAACAACAAAAGTGTTGTGTCAACGAGTAGAAATGTGCCAAGCTATTCCTTTTTTAACTACTTCTATCCTTCTGCGTCTCCTGAGGGTAGAGTAATGGACACTGCTACTGATTTTAAATTGGGATACTTTTTCCGTGAACTTCTGGTCCCAAAGGCTGTCTTATTCTTCACTAAAGAAGCAAGTAAATATGAACATGAAAATCCTGATGAAGATGACCAAGAGGCTAAaagtgaggaggagaaagaaaaggacaaagctGAAGAACCAGAAGGCCCTGAAAAGGATGTGGACCCAGGAGAGGGCAGCTCCAGAGAATCTAG TTGGAAAGCATAG